The genomic interval ATTCGGCAAACCACTTTGACAACCCCCGCTGCGCATCCAATCCGCTCGAGTAGTCCTGCAGGTAGATGTCCTCCTGCTTCACGCTGCGCCATAGCCGCTCGATGAATCGGTTGTCTATCCATCGCCCACGACCGTCCATGCTCACGTCTACCCCAGCGGATTCGACCGCTTCCAGATAGGCCTCGCTCGTGAATTGGCATCCTTGATCCGTGTTCGATATCAAGGGCTGTCGGCCCGTCTCCAGGCCCTTCTCCCAGGCCCGGATACAGAACTCGCTGTCCAGGGTGTTCGAGAGCTCCCACCCCACCACATACCGGCTCCACCAATCCATCGTCGCCACCAGATACATGAATCCGCTGGCCATCGGCACATATGTGATGTCGCTGCACCAAACCTGGTCCGGACCGCATATTTCCAGGCCTTTGAGCAGATACGGGTACTTTCGGTGCCCCTCTCCGGGTTGGCTGAGCGAGCGCTTGGGATACAATGCTTGGATCCCCATGACTTGCAGCAATCGCACCACTCGCTTGCGGTTCACCGCTCGCCCTTCCCGATTCAAGAGCACCGTTAACCGGCGACTTCCATACACCGGCCGCTCCAGGTGCATTTCGTCGATCCGGCGCATCAGCGCAAGGTTCTCCTCCGACTCGGGACACGGTTCGTAGTAGAATCCGCTGCGTGACACGTTCACCAGTTCGCACTGCCTTCGAATGCTCAGTTCCGTGCATGGAGCGATCAGATCGTGCCGGGCACTTACAGGCCCAGCTGTTTGCACTTTTTTTTAAGCCAATCCGCCTCCACGGTGAGCTGACCGATTTTCTCGTGCAGTTGCGCGATCAGCTCTTGGCTGTCCTCCCCGGGCTGGGGCGATGATTCGAAGAGCTCGGGTAACCGATCCCGAATGATCCCTTTCCACTGCGTCCCTTGCACCGGATGAACCTGATACTCGAGGGCGATTTGACCCACGGTTTTCACGCCTAAAAGGGCTTCCATTCCGACCTTCGCTTTGAAGGCTCCTGTATATCGCTTTCGTTTCGTCTTGCTCATGGTTCTGTTGGTTTCTCATGCCCAACAAAACCCGAAAAGTCTAGCTTCCTAACTGGTCCGAATTTTGGGGTCCATTACTACCAAGGTAGTCATCGATAACCTTCGCGCTGCGGTGGCAGCAGCCAATCGCCTCTGCCACGCGGACTTCTTGGAACTCATCCTGCAGGATGAACTTAACATCCGCAAAGAGCGTCAACTGGCACGCCGCACCAAGGCTGCCGACTTTCGGCATCTCAAGACATTGGAGAACTTAGACAGGCAGTTTAACCACACCACCAACCGCAAGCCCATCTACGAACTGGCCACGGGGGCCTTTATCCGCCAGGCAGGGATGTTCTCTTTGTAGGACCGCCGGGGGTTTGGAAAACGCATGTAGCTCACGCCGTTGCCTACAAAGCCCTCAAGATGAACTTCTCGGTGCTCTATCGTCCCACGTTTGATCTGGTTCGAGACTTCCTCAGGGACGATGCCTTCAATCAACAGGACCGCACCCTGCGCCGGTATCTGAAGCCCGATCTGCTGATTATCGACGATATGGGCATGCGCGCCCTTCCCAAGAACTCGGAGGAATACTTGTTGGGAATCGTCATGTGCCGTCCCGACAACCGTTCGACCATCATGACGAGCAACCGCCCTCTGGAGGAATGGGGTAAACTCTTCGGCAATGTGCCGGCCGCAAGCGCTGTCCTCGACCGGTTCCTCAGCTGAGCCATTGTCGTCAGCATCACCGGCCGCAGCTACCGTCTGAAGGACCAGGTCGCCGCGAGCTCAGTGAAGCCTAGCAAGGTTCCGAAGCCGGAGCCTCAACCTTCGACCGTCGGTGCCGCGAGCTGAGGCTCGGAGCACGGCACCGACTCGTTTTGGCTGGCGAAGGTAACTCTCCACCTGCAACTCCAACCCAAAAAATAGTGAATCAGCCCTCCTCGGAGTGGCTGGTCTTGAACCGCCCATCGGTGGCTGGTTTTGAAGTGCCCGGTGACAGGTTCACATTTCGGCATCTCGGTCCCCTCCGGAAAGCTTAGTGACCTTTGCGCCTTCGTGTGAGGCATTCGGGGCGGGGGTCGGCTTCATGCGGGGTTCTCCTACTACTTGCTCCAGCACCGCCTGCCACGCTGCTACGGCCGCATCGCGGCTCACGCGCGGTCCGAGTGCCGCGGCGGCGCGACGCATCTCACTCACGCGCACAGGATCGTCGGCGAGCTGTTGAATGACCCGCGCCAGTCCTGGCGCGTCCCCACTGGGCAGCACAACGCCGCAGCCATTCTCCGAGATTAGTCTAGCGACCTCGCTTTGAGCCGGTCCGAGGAAAACGCACGGACGCTCGGCGGCGATAATCCCGTAGACCTTGCTCGGCACCACGAGCCCCAGCGTCCGTTCATGCATCGAGGCCAGGTGAACATCCGCGGCGCGCAGAGAAGCACCCAGCTTTTCGATCGGCTGATAGGGCAGCCACTGGACATTGCTCGCCCCGCGCAGCGCCTCTTTCACTCCGGCCAGACCCGCTCCCTCGCCGACAAACACAAACAGCGCACGCGAGCCAGTGGAGTCCAGTTTCTTGGCAGCGTCCACGATTGCCTCGAACGGATGAGCGAGCCCGAAGTTGCCCGAGTACATGACCACGAACCGGTCATTCCAACCTCGCTCCTTTCGAAAACCAGAATCCTCGCTGGAGGATTCATCTGAGGTTCCGGCCGCCGGAACCTCAGCGCTGGAGAGATTCCAATTAGGAATCACGACGATCTGTTCCGATGGAATGCCACGGGCCAGCAGGCGCTCCTTCATGCACGAACCCACCGCCACGATTAAGTTATGACGTCGCAGCGCCCAAGTAGAGGCCCAGCGTAGAGTACGTGCCGGCAGCGAGTTCGGGGAGAGAACCCCCAGTTCCTCGGCCACCTCGGGATACAGATCCTGAGCCCAGTGGATCAGGCGGCAGCGCTTCGTCCATTTCAGCAGCGGACCGAGCAGCAGGAGAAGCGGCGGATCCGTAAGAGTGACGAGAATCTCTGAGCGTGGAGCGCGCAAGGCGCAAAGCAGAAAAGCTGGGTAGAGCGACAAGTAGCTCAGCATCCGCTTGAACAAACTCGATCGACTCAGAGAGAGGCTGGAGGCCCGCGAGATCACCACTGCGTTCCGGCGCTCCTGAACCGACAAATCAGGCACTGTGCGTGACGCCAGAACGCGAGCATGCCAGCCTCCTGCCGGCAAAGATTCGGCTAAGTCCGCCAACAGTTGGCCCGTCGCGCCCGACTGGGGCGGATAAACGCGGTTCACGAACAACAGGCGGTATAGTTGGGACATGAATCTAGACTGAAACGAGGCTCGGCACGATAAGGACTGAACGTGTCCGACGGCCCCACGCAAAGCCAAGTCGCTACTATCCTAGAAGGAGGAAAAGCGAAGCATTACTACCCTGCTTCCCGTCGTAGTTGATACCTGACGGATCATTACTCCAATCTGGCTGGGGTTAGGAGATCGAAGCCGCTACTGAGTCGATCGTTGCAACCCAAAAAGCGGACAACACACGAACTGGTCGTGTTGCCGTGCCCTCCGGAGAAACAGCCCTCCGTTTGATCCGCTTGCGGCTTTTCACCCTAACACCTACATTTTTTCATATGCCCAGAATGATTGCTCAAGGTCTGACACGTTTCGAAAGCCCTTCAGCAAATCCCAATCATTTGTTATCCGCGAGTGCTAAAACTCGGATCGGGCTCGATCGACGCGACCGCACTCCAGCCACGGCTAGGAGCTCCATGCGTATCCCTAATGGCCGAACACACGAACACTCAAATAAACATTTATGTGCAGTGTTGTAAGTGAGGGTGAAAACCGCGGTCGAAAGGCGCAAGCGCCTGCGCAAATTCCTGAATAGGTGTAGTTCAACTCGAAAGCGCCCTTCGATAGGCGGCGGTATATGAAGGGCCAAGTAAGTGCCATGAAAACTTGTCAGCAGCCCAAAGAGCTAACGACTTCCGATCACTATCCAGCCACCCTCTAGCGAGCATGGTCCGTGCGTTGAGAAGCTCAGCTTGAATGCTAAGAACATTAGGTTTTGCAATAAATAGACCTTGAAGTCCCCTATCATCAACCCACGGAGTTTGATCTGTGGTGAGCACAGGAGTACCTACATGCAAGGCCTCAAGCACGACCAGTCCGAAATTTTCCGAATATGTCGGCAAACAAAGCAAGTCTGAGCCCTGGAGATAAGCCCAACGTGCCTCACCCCAAATCGGTCCTATCCACTCGATTCGGGGGAGGTTGCGGTTAGCTTTGTCAACCGAGTCTTTCAGTGAAGCGAGATAATCCGGATCGCCATCACCAACAATGACCAAACGCCAACCACTCCAGTCGCTACGACCATTAAGGGCAGCCAACAACAGATCGAGCCCTTTCTTCTTGTCAATCCTGGAGAGAAACAAAAGCACTTTCTCGTCTTTACCCCAGCCAAGCCGTTGTCGAGCCCCCTTGAAATCCGGTCCACGTCTATCGATACAACCTAGCGGTAGCACCTCCACAGGGACTTGAGGAAGAATTAAGCGAAAATTGTCGGACTCCATTCTGCTCGTCACAAAGACCCGTTTGGCTCCTAGCAGAAACCCACGTTCTACAAGCCAGAAATAGGGGATTTTTTTCCATCCACGATGCCGAAAAGCCCACGGCTCCAACATCCCATGCGGCGAAACCACATAAGAACGTTTGTGCAGGCGCAAACACTGGCCTAGTTTGCTATTGTTAAAGTTCCATAAGCCATGGAAATGGTGGACCGCTTCCGCATCCTTGACATCAGCGGTCGGGATGACGCTAACGCCCAAGTTTTGAAGGGCTTGGCTAAGTCCATTCATGGCACTCTCGATCCCACCAACCTGCCCACCTGCTTTGGGCCCCAAAAAGCGTATATTCATAACGTTTCAACCTATAGCGGATGACGAGCGTCGTTTCAGGATCGGGAAGTCAGCCGAGGGTTTTTCGCGGGGTAGGAGAATGAACTTCCACAACGCACCTCCTTTAAAGGCTACCAGGACTCGCTCG from Verrucomicrobiales bacterium carries:
- a CDS encoding IS3 family transposase, producing MQTAGPVSARHDLIAPCTELSIRRQCELVNVSRSGFYYEPCPESEENLALMRRIDEMHLERPVYGSRRLTVLLNREGRAVNRKRVVRLLQVMGIQALYPKRSLSQPGEGHRKYPYLLKGLEICGPDQVWCSDITYVPMASGFMYLVATMDWWSRYVVGWELSNTLDSEFCIRAWEKGLETGRQPLISNTDQGCQFTSEAYLEAVESAGVDVSMDGRGRWIDNRFIERLWRSVKQEDIYLQDYSSGLDAQRGLSKWFAE
- a CDS encoding transposase, which codes for MSKTKRKRYTGAFKAKVGMEALLGVKTVGQIALEYQVHPVQGTQWKGIIRDRLPELFESSPQPGEDSQELIAQLHEKIGQLTVEADWLKKKCKQLGL
- a CDS encoding glycosyltransferase family 4 protein, which produces MSQLYRLLFVNRVYPPQSGATGQLLADLAESLPAGGWHARVLASRTVPDLSVQERRNAVVISRASSLSLSRSSLFKRMLSYLSLYPAFLLCALRAPRSEILVTLTDPPLLLLLGPLLKWTKRCRLIHWAQDLYPEVAEELGVLSPNSLPARTLRWASTWALRRHNLIVAVGSCMKERLLARGIPSEQIVVIPNWNLSSAEVPAAGTSDESSSEDSGFRKERGWNDRFVVMYSGNFGLAHPFEAIVDAAKKLDSTGSRALFVFVGEGAGLAGVKEALRGASNVQWLPYQPIEKLGASLRAADVHLASMHERTLGLVVPSKVYGIIAAERPCVFLGPAQSEVARLISENGCGVVLPSGDAPGLARVIQQLADDPVRVSEMRRAAAALGPRVSRDAAVAAWQAVLEQVVGEPRMKPTPAPNASHEGAKVTKLSGGDRDAEM
- a CDS encoding glycosyltransferase is translated as MNIRFLGPKAGGQVGGIESAMNGLSQALQNLGVSVIPTADVKDAEAVHHFHGLWNFNNSKLGQCLRLHKRSYVVSPHGMLEPWAFRHRGWKKIPYFWLVERGFLLGAKRVFVTSRMESDNFRLILPQVPVEVLPLGCIDRRGPDFKGARQRLGWGKDEKVLLFLSRIDKKKGLDLLLAALNGRSDWSGWRLVIVGDGDPDYLASLKDSVDKANRNLPRIEWIGPIWGEARWAYLQGSDLLCLPTYSENFGLVVLEALHVGTPVLTTDQTPWVDDRGLQGLFIAKPNVLSIQAELLNARTMLARGWLDSDRKSLALWAADKFSWHLLGPSYTAAYRRALSS